A part of Streptantibioticus cattleyicolor NRRL 8057 = DSM 46488 genomic DNA contains:
- a CDS encoding AfsR/SARP family transcriptional regulator — translation MTGAASAERKVPHKVQVLLATLLARGNRVVSTEQIIAEIWGESPPRQATAAVHVYISQLRKLLTVPRGAEHPVVTRAPGYMINLQGEETDLDVFRARLGQGRACQARGDHLAAAGHFESALSLWRGPVLGDLRGGLILDGFALWLEKLRLECTELLADSNLLMGCHRTVVSFLYEALSEHALHETFYHQLMIALYRSNRRAEALEVYQRARRTLQAELGLEPCRALRDIHQAILSSDDRLEAAVPIAL, via the coding sequence ATGACGGGCGCCGCCTCCGCCGAAAGAAAAGTTCCCCACAAAGTCCAGGTGCTCCTGGCGACATTGCTGGCCCGGGGAAACCGGGTAGTGTCCACCGAGCAGATCATCGCGGAGATCTGGGGGGAGAGCCCGCCGCGCCAGGCCACCGCCGCGGTGCACGTCTACATCTCACAACTGCGCAAGCTGCTCACCGTCCCGCGCGGCGCCGAGCACCCCGTCGTCACCCGGGCACCGGGCTACATGATCAACCTCCAGGGTGAGGAGACCGACCTCGACGTCTTCCGCGCCCGGCTGGGGCAGGGCCGGGCCTGCCAGGCACGCGGCGACCACCTCGCGGCGGCCGGGCACTTCGAATCCGCCCTGAGCCTGTGGCGCGGACCGGTACTCGGCGATCTGCGCGGCGGCCTGATCCTGGACGGCTTCGCCCTCTGGCTGGAGAAACTGCGCCTGGAGTGCACCGAACTGCTCGCCGACTCCAATCTCCTGATGGGCTGTCACCGCACCGTCGTCAGCTTCCTCTACGAAGCGCTGTCGGAACACGCCCTGCACGAGACCTTCTACCACCAGCTCATGATCGCCCTCTACCGCTCCAACCGGCGGGCCGAGGCCCTGGAGGTCTACCAACGCGCACGCCGGACCCTCCAGGCCGAACTCGGCCTCGAACCCTGCCGCGCCCTGCGCGACATCCACCAGGCCATCCTCTCCTCCGACGACCGGCTCGAGGCGGCCGTACCCATCGCGTTGTGA
- a CDS encoding helix-turn-helix transcriptional regulator: protein MTRPTARVLSLLEALQGGGTHTVAGLAARLEVDERTVRRYVEHLRDLDVPVRTVRGRYGGYRLAPGFRMPPLMLTEEEALAVLLGLAAGSRSGLAATTAAAVGNAAAKLRRVLPEALVRRVDALLRATDFTARERPAVPPETRVLLLFAEAARGRRPVAITYTDRGGERSERVVFPYGIVAHSGRWYVSGHDSRSGAVRTFRLDRVSAPALRQGTFDVPDDFDAAAHVVEGIARTPWTHEVSVRVSSTAEQVRGRLPVGTAVVEDVGEEPVDGGTAWVRVRLRVERLDWLPAVLASLDRPFVVEHPPELRDLVRALARRLEEAAGG from the coding sequence ATGACACGTCCCACCGCTCGCGTGCTCTCCCTGCTGGAAGCCCTCCAGGGCGGCGGCACCCACACCGTCGCCGGTCTGGCCGCGCGCCTGGAGGTGGACGAGCGCACGGTGCGCCGGTACGTCGAGCACCTCAGGGACCTCGACGTGCCGGTGCGGACGGTGCGCGGGCGCTACGGCGGTTACCGGCTCGCGCCGGGGTTCCGGATGCCGCCGCTGATGCTCACCGAGGAGGAGGCGCTGGCGGTCCTGCTCGGGCTGGCCGCCGGCAGCCGCTCGGGCCTCGCCGCGACGACCGCCGCCGCCGTCGGCAACGCGGCGGCCAAGCTCCGCCGGGTGCTGCCCGAAGCGCTCGTCCGGCGGGTGGACGCCCTGCTGCGCGCGACCGACTTCACCGCGCGGGAACGTCCGGCCGTGCCGCCGGAGACCCGCGTCCTGCTGCTGTTCGCCGAGGCGGCACGGGGCCGCCGACCCGTCGCGATCACCTACACCGATCGCGGCGGCGAACGCAGCGAGCGCGTCGTGTTCCCGTACGGCATCGTCGCCCACTCCGGCCGCTGGTACGTCAGCGGCCACGACTCCCGCAGCGGTGCGGTGCGCACCTTCCGGCTCGACCGGGTCTCCGCGCCCGCCCTGCGTCAGGGCACCTTCGACGTGCCGGACGACTTCGACGCCGCCGCCCACGTCGTGGAGGGGATCGCCCGGACGCCGTGGACGCACGAGGTGTCGGTCCGGGTCAGCTCCACCGCGGAGCAGGTGCGTGGCCGCCTGCCCGTGGGGACGGCGGTCGTGGAGGACGTCGGCGAGGAGCCGGTGGACGGCGGAACGGCTTGGGTGCGCGTCCGGCTGCGGGTGGAACGGCTCGACTGGCTTCCGGCCGTCCTCGCCTCGCTCGACCGCCCGTTCGTCGTCGAGCACCCGCCCGAGCTGCGCGACCTCGTCCGTGCGCTGGCGCGGCGGCTGGAGGAGGCCGCGGGAGGCTGA
- a CDS encoding oxidoreductase → MSPRTNTAAAAGTWRLGDLTVNRVGFGAMRLTGTAPFDHGVPRDREQSIGVLRRAVELGVNHIDTAAFYFSATRSANELINRALAPYPEDLVIATKVWPGRDPSGAWWWAAPEQLRGQVEENLRQLGRDHLDVVNLRVPPSRRTGSIGEHFAALAELRDAGLIRHLGVSNVTCEQLAEARAIAPVVCVQNPYGIGASDADRALLRRCGELGIAFVPFFAIAGPGREAGPAPGDSEEIRAVARAHGATPAQVRLAWTLRQGPHVLAIPGTGDPDHLVQNVAAGALRLSEEEMARLTAAPPQTQVGTRPSA, encoded by the coding sequence ATGAGCCCACGAACGAACACCGCAGCAGCCGCCGGAACATGGCGACTCGGTGACCTGACCGTCAACCGCGTCGGATTCGGTGCGATGCGCCTGACGGGTACCGCGCCCTTCGACCACGGCGTGCCGCGCGACCGCGAGCAGTCGATCGGCGTGCTCCGGCGGGCGGTCGAACTCGGCGTCAACCACATCGACACCGCCGCGTTCTACTTCTCCGCGACGCGCTCCGCCAACGAACTGATCAACCGGGCGCTGGCGCCGTACCCGGAGGACCTGGTCATCGCCACCAAGGTCTGGCCCGGCCGCGATCCCTCGGGCGCGTGGTGGTGGGCCGCGCCGGAGCAGTTGCGCGGCCAGGTCGAGGAGAACCTCCGCCAACTCGGCCGCGACCACCTGGACGTGGTCAACCTGCGCGTGCCACCGAGCCGGCGGACCGGATCGATCGGCGAGCACTTCGCAGCGCTGGCCGAACTGCGCGACGCCGGGCTCATCCGCCACCTCGGCGTCTCCAACGTCACCTGCGAGCAACTGGCCGAGGCGCGAGCCATCGCCCCGGTCGTCTGCGTGCAGAACCCGTACGGGATCGGCGCGTCGGACGCGGACCGGGCGCTCCTGCGGCGCTGCGGTGAACTCGGCATCGCCTTCGTCCCGTTCTTCGCGATCGCCGGTCCCGGCCGCGAGGCGGGCCCGGCCCCCGGTGACAGCGAGGAGATACGTGCCGTCGCCCGCGCGCACGGCGCGACCCCCGCGCAGGTCCGGCTCGCCTGGACCTTGCGGCAAGGGCCGCACGTGCTGGCGATCCCGGGGACCGGTGATCCGGACCACCTCGTCCAGAACGTGGCGGCCGGCGCGCTGCGGCTGTCGGAGGAGGAGATGGCACGCCTCACCGCGGCGCCGCCTCAGACCCAGGTGGGCACGCGCCCGTCGGCGTAG
- a CDS encoding flavodoxin family protein, whose protein sequence is MSDISIVIASHSGYGHTAQIATAVADGARSVAGTRVHRVDVASLGDADWELMDAADAIIFGTPTYMGTASGAFHAFAEATSKRWMSRAWSDKLAAGFTNSGSMSGDKLHTLQYLSLLAAQHGMLWVSMNLLPGWNTTTSSPEDDNRLGFYLGAGAQSFNDTPAVHDADLNTARHLGERVAEHTRVHRAGLTAVAR, encoded by the coding sequence ATGTCCGACATCTCGATCGTCATCGCGTCGCATTCCGGCTACGGCCACACCGCGCAGATCGCCACGGCCGTCGCCGACGGGGCGCGTTCCGTCGCCGGGACGCGGGTCCACCGGGTGGACGTCGCCTCCCTCGGCGACGCCGACTGGGAGCTGATGGACGCCGCCGACGCCATCATCTTCGGCACCCCCACCTACATGGGCACCGCGTCCGGGGCGTTCCACGCCTTCGCCGAGGCCACCAGCAAGCGGTGGATGAGCCGCGCCTGGAGCGACAAGCTCGCGGCGGGGTTCACCAACTCCGGCTCCATGAGCGGCGACAAGCTGCACACCCTCCAGTACCTGTCGCTCCTGGCGGCCCAGCACGGCATGCTCTGGGTGAGCATGAACCTCCTGCCCGGCTGGAACACCACCACCTCCAGCCCCGAGGACGACAACCGCCTCGGCTTCTACCTCGGCGCCGGCGCGCAGAGCTTCAACGACACCCCCGCCGTCCACGACGCCGACCTCAACACCGCCCGCCACCTCGGCGAGCGCGTCGCCGAACACACCCGCGTCCACCGCGCCGGACTGACCGCCGTAGCGCGCTGA
- a CDS encoding LacI family DNA-binding transcriptional regulator, with product MGVSLKDVALRAGVSVKTVSNVVNNYPHVTPGTRERVQRAIDELGYRPNLTARHLRKGRTGIIALAIPELGNPYFAELAGAVVDAAAGHDYTVLLDHTDGLREKELLVSQGFRAQVIDGLILSPIELETEDLLARTEGVPLVLLGEREYDVPCDHIAIDNVAAARTAVRHLIDLGRRRIAFLGARHESARQPAHLRLRGWRQELTAAGLEPSETLVAATHGYGRRDGAAAMAALLDRGERPDAVFAYNDLVALGAMRELSVRGLRVPEDVAVVGFDDIEEGSFAAVSLTTIAPDKQAIARLAVDCVVERLAGAATTPARRVRPGHRLVVRESTVGRRT from the coding sequence GTGGGCGTCAGCCTCAAGGACGTCGCGCTGCGCGCCGGCGTCTCCGTCAAGACCGTCTCCAACGTGGTCAACAACTACCCGCACGTCACCCCCGGCACCCGGGAACGGGTGCAGCGGGCCATCGACGAGCTGGGCTACCGACCTAATCTGACGGCGCGTCATCTCCGCAAGGGGCGCACCGGCATCATCGCCCTGGCCATCCCCGAACTGGGCAACCCCTACTTCGCCGAGCTGGCCGGCGCGGTCGTCGACGCCGCGGCCGGCCACGACTACACCGTCCTGCTCGACCACACCGACGGGCTGCGGGAGAAGGAACTCCTGGTCTCCCAGGGCTTCCGCGCCCAGGTCATCGACGGCCTCATCCTCAGCCCGATCGAGCTGGAGACCGAGGACCTGCTCGCCCGCACCGAGGGCGTCCCGCTGGTGCTCCTCGGCGAGCGCGAGTACGACGTGCCCTGCGACCACATCGCCATCGACAACGTCGCGGCGGCCCGCACCGCGGTGCGCCACCTGATCGACCTCGGACGCCGCCGGATCGCCTTCCTCGGGGCCCGCCACGAGAGCGCCCGGCAACCCGCCCACCTGCGGCTGCGCGGCTGGCGCCAGGAGCTGACGGCCGCCGGGCTGGAGCCCTCCGAAACCCTGGTCGCCGCCACCCACGGCTACGGCCGGCGGGACGGCGCGGCGGCGATGGCCGCGCTGCTCGACCGCGGTGAGCGCCCCGACGCGGTCTTCGCCTACAACGACCTCGTCGCGCTCGGCGCGATGCGCGAGTTGTCCGTGCGCGGACTGCGCGTGCCCGAGGACGTCGCGGTGGTGGGGTTCGACGACATCGAGGAGGGGAGCTTCGCCGCCGTGTCGCTGACCACGATCGCCCCCGACAAGCAGGCCATCGCCCGGCTCGCCGTGGACTGCGTGGTCGAGCGGCTGGCCGGCGCCGCCACCACCCCGGCCCGCCGCGTCCGCCCCGGTCACCGGCTCGTGGTCCGCGAGTCCACCGTCGGCCGCCGGACCTGA
- a CDS encoding alanine--tRNA ligase-related protein — protein sequence MNTEEITATFTEYFQERGHRRITGSTLLPPPGDPVLFTTSGMHPLTPYLEGRPHPLGRRVVNVQRCLRTTDLDEVGDPTHLTVFEMLGTWSLGDYEGPLSLEWGYGLLTEGFGIDPGLLHATVFGGDEHTGPDTSSLEVWQRLGVPVERTVEDNWWSNGPTGPCGPDSEIFLWTGSTPPRSTPTRDDRWVEVWNHVMMRHRRLPDGSLVPLPQRNVDTGLGLERLASLLQGRTSVFECDVFAPWRLLVPALWRLDEPSLRLVCDHLRSAVVVIGDGVRPANTDRGYVLRRLVRRVLTVLWRGDPSRSLVDLPEELVEHTLHHFRLSTGPDEVRGVLLDEERRFVRLLERGRRVLARPRFQRPLDEEDLRYLHDTHGLPRDLVTILRPATGPADGSPRR from the coding sequence ATGAACACCGAAGAGATCACCGCCACGTTCACCGAGTACTTCCAGGAGCGCGGCCACCGCCGGATCACCGGGTCGACGCTGCTGCCGCCACCCGGCGACCCGGTGCTCTTCACCACCTCCGGCATGCATCCGCTCACCCCCTATCTGGAGGGACGGCCGCATCCGCTCGGCAGGCGGGTGGTCAACGTGCAGCGCTGTCTGCGCACCACCGATCTGGACGAGGTCGGCGACCCCACCCATCTGACGGTCTTCGAGATGCTGGGCACCTGGTCGCTGGGGGACTACGAGGGTCCGCTGAGCCTGGAATGGGGTTACGGGCTGCTCACCGAGGGGTTCGGGATCGATCCGGGTCTGCTGCACGCCACAGTCTTCGGCGGCGACGAGCACACCGGCCCGGACACCTCCTCGCTCGAGGTGTGGCAGCGGCTCGGCGTCCCGGTGGAACGCACCGTGGAGGACAACTGGTGGTCCAACGGGCCGACCGGTCCGTGCGGCCCCGACTCGGAGATCTTCCTGTGGACCGGCAGCACCCCGCCGCGCTCGACCCCCACCCGGGACGACCGCTGGGTGGAGGTGTGGAACCACGTCATGATGCGCCACCGCCGGCTCCCCGACGGCTCCCTGGTACCGCTGCCCCAGCGCAACGTCGACACCGGGCTCGGGCTGGAACGCCTGGCCTCGCTGCTCCAGGGGCGCACCTCGGTGTTCGAGTGCGATGTCTTCGCCCCCTGGCGGCTGCTCGTACCGGCCCTGTGGCGGCTGGACGAACCGTCGCTGCGGCTGGTCTGCGACCATCTGCGGTCGGCCGTGGTGGTGATCGGCGACGGGGTGCGCCCGGCCAACACCGACCGCGGCTACGTGCTGCGCCGCCTGGTGCGCCGGGTGCTCACCGTGTTGTGGCGGGGCGATCCGTCGCGCTCCCTGGTGGATCTGCCGGAGGAACTGGTCGAGCACACACTGCACCACTTCCGGCTGTCGACGGGGCCGGATGAGGTGCGTGGTGTGCTGCTGGACGAGGAACGCCGTTTCGTCCGGCTCCTGGAACGGGGCCGGCGGGTGCTGGCCCGGCCCCGGTTCCAACGCCCGCTGGACGAGGAGGACTTGCGCTACCTCCACGACACCCACGGGCTGCCGCGCGACCTCGTCACGATCCTGCGCCCCGCTACCGGGCCTGCCGACGGATCGCCTCGGCGGTGA
- a CDS encoding glutaminase family protein: protein MTQRNGSAGHLGDDTREPGGPLSRRGLMRWAGVAGLGTAGSALLPGAVPDARAGSTAAAPDVAAVAPPVFDPIRPPAVPLAVRSPYLSAWLPADGAAGTWPVFWTGRTTAMTGIARVDGVPYLFLGAPNVPGQVLRGMAQRSLTVTATRSRYLFEAAGVELALTFLSPVEPGDLRRQSMPLSYLTAEVRSRDGRAHDVTVYFDISGEWAHGDAGTKIRWARESVSGPGATTVTALSFTPDAPQPLGENGDMATWGTVVWNATDRPGLTWQIGADTTVRAAAVKDGELAGTADPDQPRRINDNWPVFAFNFDLGSVHRSTETAVLSVGHVREPAVSYLGTPLPPLWRSYWPSWQRMAAFFHADAADASRRTAALDRKVKRDATAAGGPKYAALCALSLRQAYAGTELVSRDGKPWAFLKEISSDGNVSTIDVTYPAMPVFLHTDPAYLGLLLAPMLDYPEHGGWPKTFAEHDLGSSYPNAAGHNDGNEEDMPVEESANMLIMCAAYLARADSATARAFAGEHYRVLRQWADYLVDNALDPGYQNQTDDFTGFIGHSANLALKGILGIGAMSRVAAAAGRTADAARYRSTARDYAAQWADKAQDTTRDHLKLAYDQPGTWSLKYNGYPDALLGLGLVPESVAAEEAAWYATQANPYGIPLDVRHAYTKGDWEMWTAAWLRAHPVSGYLVDALYDFAHTTPSRVPFTDWYDTVANKQSGFQARPVVGGVFALLTLDR, encoded by the coding sequence ATGACACAGCGAAACGGCAGCGCCGGCCACCTCGGCGACGACACCCGGGAGCCCGGCGGTCCGCTGAGCCGGCGCGGTCTGATGCGCTGGGCGGGCGTGGCCGGTCTCGGCACCGCGGGATCCGCCCTGCTGCCCGGTGCCGTGCCGGACGCGCGGGCCGGGTCCACTGCGGCCGCCCCGGACGTCGCCGCGGTGGCCCCGCCGGTCTTCGATCCGATCCGGCCACCCGCCGTGCCGCTCGCGGTCCGCTCCCCGTACCTGAGCGCCTGGCTGCCGGCCGACGGCGCGGCCGGTACCTGGCCGGTGTTCTGGACCGGCCGTACCACCGCGATGACCGGCATCGCCCGCGTCGACGGCGTGCCCTACCTCTTCCTCGGCGCGCCCAACGTCCCCGGCCAGGTGCTGCGTGGCATGGCGCAGCGCTCGCTGACGGTCACCGCCACCCGGTCGCGCTACCTGTTCGAGGCGGCCGGTGTGGAACTGGCGCTCACCTTCCTGTCCCCGGTGGAACCGGGCGACCTGCGCCGCCAGTCGATGCCGTTGTCGTACCTGACCGCCGAGGTACGCAGCCGCGACGGCCGCGCCCATGACGTCACCGTGTACTTCGACATCTCCGGCGAGTGGGCGCACGGCGACGCCGGAACGAAGATCCGCTGGGCGCGGGAGTCCGTCTCCGGCCCCGGGGCGACCACGGTGACCGCGCTCTCCTTCACCCCCGACGCGCCCCAACCGCTCGGCGAGAACGGCGACATGGCCACCTGGGGCACCGTGGTGTGGAACGCCACCGACCGGCCCGGGCTGACCTGGCAGATCGGCGCCGACACCACGGTGCGCGCCGCCGCCGTCAAGGACGGCGAGCTGGCCGGCACCGCCGACCCCGACCAGCCACGGCGCATCAACGACAACTGGCCGGTGTTCGCGTTCAACTTCGACCTCGGCAGCGTGCACCGCTCGACCGAGACGGCCGTGCTGTCGGTCGGCCACGTCCGCGAACCCGCCGTCAGCTACCTCGGCACCCCGCTGCCGCCGCTGTGGCGGTCCTACTGGCCGTCCTGGCAGCGGATGGCCGCCTTCTTCCACGCCGACGCCGCCGACGCGTCCCGGCGCACCGCCGCGCTCGACCGCAAGGTCAAGCGTGACGCCACCGCGGCCGGCGGCCCCAAGTACGCGGCGTTGTGCGCGCTCTCACTACGCCAGGCGTACGCCGGCACCGAGCTGGTCAGCCGGGACGGCAAGCCGTGGGCGTTCCTGAAGGAGATCTCCAGCGACGGCAACGTCTCCACCATCGATGTGACCTACCCGGCCATGCCGGTCTTCCTCCACACCGACCCGGCCTACCTCGGCCTGCTGCTCGCGCCGATGCTGGACTACCCCGAACACGGCGGCTGGCCCAAGACGTTCGCCGAACACGACCTCGGTTCCAGCTACCCCAACGCCGCCGGGCACAACGACGGCAACGAGGAGGACATGCCGGTCGAGGAGTCGGCCAACATGCTCATCATGTGCGCCGCCTACCTCGCGCGCGCCGACTCCGCCACCGCCCGTGCCTTCGCCGGCGAGCACTACCGCGTCCTTCGGCAGTGGGCCGACTACCTGGTGGACAACGCCCTCGACCCCGGCTACCAGAACCAGACCGACGACTTCACCGGCTTCATCGGCCACAGCGCCAACCTCGCGCTCAAGGGGATCCTCGGGATCGGCGCGATGAGCCGGGTGGCCGCCGCCGCGGGGCGCACCGCGGACGCCGCCCGCTACCGCTCCACCGCCCGGGACTACGCCGCCCAGTGGGCGGACAAGGCCCAGGACACCACCCGCGATCACCTCAAACTCGCCTACGACCAGCCGGGCACCTGGAGCCTGAAGTACAACGGCTACCCCGACGCCCTCCTCGGCCTGGGCCTGGTGCCCGAATCCGTCGCCGCCGAGGAGGCCGCCTGGTACGCCACGCAGGCCAACCCGTACGGCATCCCGCTGGACGTCCGGCACGCCTACACCAAGGGCGACTGGGAGATGTGGACCGCCGCCTGGCTGCGCGCCCACCCCGTCAGCGGCTACCTGGTGGACGCCCTCTACGACTTCGCCCACACCACGCCGTCCCGCGTCCCGTTCACCGACTGGTACGACACCGTCGCCAACAAGCAGAGCGGCTTCCAGGCCCGCCCCGTCGTCGGCGGTGTCTTCGCCCTGCTCACCCTGGACCGCTGA
- a CDS encoding VOC family protein, with translation MNFVSIRIITDDVKRLVDFYAQVTGATPAWATDQFAEIVTASGTLAVAHSDTIALFGAGAAHAADNHSVIVEFRVADVDRCYDTVRSLGAEVVVEPTTQPWGNRSLLFRDPDGNLVNFFTPVTAEAIRRQAR, from the coding sequence GTGAACTTCGTCTCCATCAGGATCATCACCGACGACGTCAAGCGCCTCGTCGACTTCTACGCACAGGTCACCGGCGCCACGCCCGCCTGGGCCACCGACCAGTTCGCCGAGATCGTCACCGCCTCCGGGACGCTCGCCGTCGCCCACAGCGACACCATCGCCCTCTTCGGCGCCGGCGCCGCCCACGCGGCCGACAACCACAGCGTCATCGTGGAGTTCCGCGTGGCCGACGTCGACCGCTGCTACGACACGGTGCGGTCACTCGGCGCCGAGGTCGTCGTCGAGCCCACCACACAGCCGTGGGGCAACCGTTCGCTGCTCTTCCGCGACCCCGACGGCAACCTGGTGAACTTCTTCACCCCGGTCACCGCCGAGGCGATCCGTCGGCAGGCCCGGTAG